One Planktothrix serta PCC 8927 DNA segment encodes these proteins:
- the glmU gene encoding bifunctional UDP-N-acetylglucosamine diphosphorylase/glucosamine-1-phosphate N-acetyltransferase GlmU, translating to MVAVAILAAGRGTRMKSDLPKVLHELGGRTLVQRVLESCVRLQPSRRLVIVGYGADLVRDSLQQTNTQPALEFVEQTEQLGTGHAIQQLLPYLTDFTGDLLVLNGDVPLLRPDTLEQLINIHKEHGNAATLLAAHLPNPTGYGRVFCDSHNLVNQIIEHRDCTDAQRQNHRINAGVYCFNWPQLAEILPHLKADNDQQEYYLTDTVHHLDQVMAVDVDDYREILGINSRQHLANSYRILQDWVKTNWMAAGVTIIDPDSVTIDDTVQLEADVIIEPQTHLRGNTIIQTGSRIGPGSLIENSQIGKNVTVQFSVVSDSVVADETRIGPYAHLRGHAKVGEHCRVGNFVELKNAEVGNRTNVAHLSYLGDATLGDKVNIGAGTITANYDGVKKHRTTIGDRTKTGSNSVLVAPLTLGNDVTVAAGSVVTDDVPDDSLVIARERQVIKPGWRLPSPE from the coding sequence ATGGTAGCGGTAGCAATTTTAGCGGCGGGACGCGGAACTCGCATGAAATCTGACCTTCCCAAGGTTTTGCATGAATTGGGGGGACGCACTTTAGTTCAACGGGTTTTAGAGAGTTGTGTTCGGCTGCAACCTTCTCGGAGATTAGTAATTGTGGGCTATGGCGCTGATTTAGTCCGCGATTCTCTTCAACAAACGAATACGCAACCGGCTTTAGAATTTGTTGAACAAACGGAACAATTAGGGACAGGTCACGCCATTCAACAATTACTCCCCTATTTAACAGATTTTACTGGGGATTTACTGGTTTTAAATGGGGATGTTCCTTTATTACGTCCTGACACTTTAGAACAATTAATTAACATTCACAAAGAACACGGAAATGCGGCGACCTTATTAGCAGCCCATTTACCTAATCCTACGGGATATGGTCGGGTATTTTGCGATAGTCATAATTTAGTCAATCAAATTATTGAACATCGAGACTGTACCGATGCTCAACGCCAAAATCATCGAATTAATGCTGGGGTTTATTGTTTTAATTGGCCGCAGTTAGCGGAAATTTTACCCCACCTCAAAGCCGATAATGATCAACAGGAATATTATCTCACCGATACAGTACATCACCTAGATCAAGTGATGGCGGTGGATGTCGATGATTATCGAGAAATTTTAGGGATTAATAGCCGCCAACATCTGGCTAATTCCTATCGTATTTTACAAGATTGGGTTAAAACGAATTGGATGGCGGCGGGAGTGACAATAATTGACCCCGATAGTGTCACGATTGATGATACGGTACAGTTGGAAGCGGATGTAATTATTGAACCCCAAACCCATTTAAGGGGAAACACAATAATTCAAACCGGAAGTCGCATTGGCCCCGGTAGTTTAATCGAAAATAGTCAGATTGGAAAAAATGTTACGGTGCAGTTTTCCGTTGTTTCTGATAGTGTTGTTGCGGATGAAACCCGCATAGGGCCTTATGCCCATTTAAGGGGTCATGCAAAAGTTGGGGAACACTGTCGGGTCGGAAATTTTGTAGAATTGAAAAATGCTGAGGTCGGAAATCGGACTAATGTTGCTCATTTATCCTATTTGGGAGATGCGACATTAGGGGATAAAGTTAATATTGGCGCGGGGACAATTACGGCTAATTATGATGGGGTGAAAAAGCATCGCACAACCATCGGAGATCGGACAAAAACGGGCTCAAATAGTGTTTTAGTCGCCCCTCTAACCCTAGGAAATGATGTTACCGTGGCGGCGGGCTCTGTTGTTACCGATGATGTCCCTGATGATAGTTTAGTTATTGCTCGTGAACGTCAAGTAATTAAACCCGGTTGGCGTTTACCATCACCAGAATAA
- the psbP gene encoding photosystem II reaction center PsbP: MFKRILAMALVCFSLSLTGCISVGVGLNSFVDTADGYEFVYPNGWTQVSVSNGPDTVLHDMIEQSENVSVVINPVSNPSQTLSEIGTPTEVGYTLSKKAIAPEGSGRTAELINAESYEKGSNLYYWLEYAVQLPNQQKRHDFASVTISRGNLYTLNVSTTEKRWEKAQQLLKQVVQSFKVY; encoded by the coding sequence ATGTTCAAACGAATTTTGGCAATGGCTTTAGTCTGTTTTAGCCTTAGTTTAACAGGTTGTATATCCGTTGGTGTTGGATTAAATAGCTTTGTTGATACCGCAGACGGCTATGAATTTGTTTATCCTAATGGATGGACGCAGGTGAGTGTCTCTAACGGCCCCGATACGGTGCTACACGATATGATTGAACAAAGCGAAAATGTTAGTGTGGTGATTAATCCGGTTTCTAATCCGAGTCAAACCTTATCGGAAATTGGTACTCCTACTGAAGTCGGATATACCTTAAGCAAAAAAGCGATCGCTCCCGAAGGTTCAGGACGCACCGCCGAACTGATTAATGCAGAATCTTATGAAAAAGGATCAAACCTTTATTATTGGTTAGAATATGCGGTACAACTCCCTAATCAACAAAAACGCCATGATTTTGCTAGTGTTACCATTAGTCGGGGAAACCTGTATACATTAAATGTTTCTACCACTGAAAAACGGTGGGAAAAAGCTCAACAACTTTTAAAACAAGTTGTTCAATCTTTTAAGGTGTATTAA
- a CDS encoding homogentisate phytyltransferase, whose translation MTKTSSPPTVISSPNLIQQNFSGLYSFWKFSRPHTIMGTTLSVLGMYLIAISEFRQFPGFSLNGIALFGSWLACICGNIYIVGLNQLEDIEIDQINKPHLPLAAGEYSRFQAQLIVGITGILALSMAAFQGYYLLGMVAISLLLGTIYSLPPIRLKRFPFWAAFCIFTVRGIIVNLGLYLHFSWILSGKSLSLIPIIPPSVWALTLFILVFTVAIAIFKDIPDLEGDRQFQINTLTIKLGTVTVFNLSRWILTLCYLGMILGSWFLKSSVNPLFLGLTHLILLSLLWWRSQTVDLSQKQSIAQFYQFIWKLFFLEYLIFPLSCLLT comes from the coding sequence ATGACGAAAACTTCTTCTCCCCCGACGGTTATTTCTTCCCCTAACTTAATTCAACAGAATTTTTCGGGGTTATACTCCTTTTGGAAATTTTCTCGTCCCCATACAATTATGGGTACAACTTTAAGCGTTTTGGGGATGTACTTAATTGCCATTAGTGAGTTTAGGCAATTTCCCGGTTTTAGTTTAAATGGAATTGCTTTATTTGGCAGTTGGTTGGCTTGTATTTGTGGCAATATTTATATTGTCGGATTAAATCAACTCGAAGATATTGAAATTGATCAGATTAATAAACCCCATTTACCCTTAGCAGCCGGGGAATATTCCCGGTTTCAAGCTCAACTGATTGTCGGAATAACGGGAATATTAGCCTTAAGCATGGCAGCGTTTCAAGGTTATTATTTATTGGGAATGGTCGCCATTAGTCTGCTATTGGGGACAATCTATTCTTTACCCCCTATTCGCTTAAAACGCTTTCCCTTTTGGGCGGCTTTCTGTATTTTTACCGTTAGGGGAATTATTGTTAATTTAGGGTTATATTTACACTTTAGCTGGATTTTATCGGGAAAATCACTATCCTTAATTCCGATAATTCCGCCTTCAGTTTGGGCGTTAACGTTATTTATTTTAGTGTTTACCGTAGCGATCGCAATTTTTAAGGATATTCCTGATTTAGAAGGCGATCGCCAATTCCAGATTAACACCTTAACGATAAAATTAGGAACTGTTACGGTCTTTAATTTATCCCGATGGATACTCACTCTTTGTTATCTAGGGATGATTCTAGGAAGTTGGTTTTTAAAATCTTCTGTTAATCCCCTATTTTTAGGGTTAACTCATTTAATCTTATTGAGTCTATTATGGTGGCGTAGTCAAACCGTTGATTTAAGCCAGAAACAATCTATCGCTCAATTTTATCAATTTATTTGGAAACTGTTTTTCCTAGAATATTTAATCTTTCCCCTCTCCTGCTTATTGACTTAA
- a CDS encoding Maf family protein: protein MTQPNRITFILASASPARKRLLETVGIQPIISPSDFDESQIQDSNPVQLVQKLAQAKAEVVTQTLINSPKREGEIILVLGCDSVLAVEGEIYGKPANIEEAIARWQTMKGQVGQLYTGHALINLSTHQTLVYCQTTNVYFSNISDSEIEAYIATGEPLNCAGCFAIEGKGGLFVEKLEGCHTNVIGLSLPLLRKMIQEFGYNITDFW from the coding sequence ATGACTCAGCCAAATCGAATCACATTTATTTTAGCGTCTGCTTCTCCTGCGCGGAAACGGTTATTAGAAACGGTAGGAATTCAGCCCATCATTTCCCCCAGTGATTTTGATGAATCTCAAATCCAAGATTCTAATCCAGTGCAGTTAGTCCAAAAACTCGCCCAAGCTAAAGCAGAAGTTGTTACCCAAACTTTAATTAATTCTCCCAAACGAGAAGGGGAAATTATATTGGTTTTGGGATGTGATTCGGTTCTGGCGGTTGAGGGAGAAATTTATGGCAAACCTGCTAATATTGAAGAAGCGATCGCTCGTTGGCAAACCATGAAAGGTCAAGTCGGACAACTCTATACAGGTCATGCTTTAATTAATCTTTCTACCCATCAAACCTTGGTGTATTGTCAAACTACGAATGTCTATTTTTCTAATATTTCCGATAGTGAAATTGAAGCTTATATTGCTACTGGAGAACCGTTAAACTGTGCCGGATGTTTTGCTATTGAAGGAAAAGGGGGTTTATTTGTAGAAAAATTAGAAGGATGTCATACTAATGTGATTGGTTTGAGTTTACCTTTATTAAGAAAAATGATTCAGGAGTTTGGATATAATATTACTGACTTCTGGTAG
- a CDS encoding MBL fold metallo-hydrolase — protein MSQERSVPKQPRLVLENIYAFPPNRDTLGGTAYFIVENQMNILIDTPDWNPTNQQFLEQQGGVQWLLITHRDAIGKGPEIQKTLGCNILIQEQEAYLLPESTVTTFEHELTLSSQSSVFWTPGHSPGSSCLYFSGQFGVLFTGRHLLPNLQGQPVPLRTAKTFHWPRQLNSVQLILERFNSHTLHYICPGANTGALRGERMINHAYEKLAMLDLEACLLTEAIL, from the coding sequence ATGTCACAGGAGCGTTCTGTTCCCAAACAACCCCGGCTTGTGCTGGAAAATATTTATGCTTTCCCACCCAACCGGGACACCTTGGGCGGAACTGCCTATTTTATTGTAGAGAACCAGATGAACATCTTGATCGATACGCCTGATTGGAATCCCACAAATCAGCAATTTCTGGAGCAACAGGGGGGCGTTCAGTGGTTATTGATCACCCATCGAGATGCCATTGGAAAAGGGCCAGAGATTCAAAAGACCTTGGGATGCAATATTCTGATCCAAGAACAAGAAGCCTATTTATTGCCTGAGTCAACCGTAACCACCTTTGAGCATGAGTTAACGCTGAGTTCCCAAAGTTCGGTTTTTTGGACACCTGGACATTCTCCGGGTTCATCCTGTCTCTATTTTAGTGGTCAATTCGGGGTTTTGTTCACTGGACGTCATCTATTACCGAATCTCCAAGGTCAACCTGTTCCCCTCCGCACCGCCAAAACCTTCCATTGGCCACGACAATTAAACAGTGTTCAATTAATATTAGAACGCTTTAATTCTCATACCTTACACTATATTTGTCCGGGAGCAAATACAGGGGCATTAAGAGGGGAGCGCATGATTAATCATGCTTATGAAAAATTAGCAATGCTTGATTTAGAAGCTTGTTTGTTGACGGAAGCTATTTTATAG
- a CDS encoding RusA family crossover junction endodeoxyribonuclease produces MSKFEFIVDGPPVSQQTRRRERLREWKATVRQEAEKYWSSEQQTATGLVMLQITYFYDSVAIDVDNIVKPIQDSIIGLAYVDDGQVTDIIVRKRNLSGNFKIENITSTLAEGFARGNEFLHIVVLDAPDQEVLT; encoded by the coding sequence TTGAGCAAATTTGAGTTTATAGTAGATGGGCCACCAGTATCACAACAGACTCGTAGACGAGAGCGTCTCAGAGAATGGAAAGCAACAGTACGACAGGAGGCGGAAAAATACTGGTCTTCAGAACAACAAACCGCTACTGGATTGGTTATGCTGCAAATAACTTATTTCTACGATTCTGTGGCTATAGATGTGGATAATATAGTTAAACCCATTCAAGATTCAATTATCGGGTTAGCCTATGTCGATGATGGTCAAGTAACCGATATTATCGTTAGGAAGAGGAATTTGTCGGGTAACTTTAAGATAGAAAATATAACCTCGACATTGGCAGAAGGCTTTGCCCGTGGGAATGAATTTTTGCATATTGTCGTACTTGATGCTCCTGACCAAGAGGTACTTACATGA